Proteins encoded by one window of Streptomyces sp. LX-29:
- the leuE gene encoding leucine efflux protein LeuE, producing MLGITDLSTYLAGLALIILLPGPNSLYVVSVAARRGPRTGYRAAGGVLVGDTVLMALSAGGVASLLQASPVLFAVVKFAGAGYLSWLAVGMLRGAWTLWRERGARADARAAIGASGAPGAPGAPGTASVAGPSDASAKEREAVERPFRRAVVISLLNPKAILFFISFFVQFVDPEYAHPVLSFVALGAWAQLFSFTYLTILIFSGSFLAATFRRRKRLTAGLSAAAGTAFLGFAAKLSLSSAG from the coding sequence ATGCTGGGGATAACCGATCTTTCGACGTATCTGGCGGGGCTCGCCCTGATCATCCTGCTGCCGGGGCCGAACTCCCTCTATGTGGTCTCCGTGGCGGCCCGGCGCGGGCCTCGCACGGGCTATCGGGCGGCGGGCGGGGTGCTCGTCGGCGACACCGTGCTGATGGCGCTGTCGGCCGGCGGGGTGGCCTCGCTGCTCCAGGCGAGCCCGGTGCTGTTCGCGGTGGTGAAGTTCGCGGGCGCCGGCTATCTGTCCTGGCTCGCGGTGGGGATGCTGCGCGGGGCCTGGACGCTGTGGCGGGAGCGGGGCGCGCGGGCCGACGCCAGGGCGGCCATCGGGGCTTCCGGGGCTCCCGGGGCTCCCGGGGCTCCCGGGACGGCTTCGGTGGCGGGCCCTTCGGACGCGTCCGCGAAGGAGAGGGAGGCGGTCGAGCGGCCCTTCCGCCGGGCTGTGGTGATCAGCCTGCTGAACCCCAAGGCGATCCTGTTCTTCATCTCCTTCTTCGTGCAGTTCGTCGATCCCGAGTACGCCCACCCGGTGCTCTCGTTCGTGGCGCTGGGCGCCTGGGCGCAGCTGTTCAGCTTCACCTATCTGACCATCCTGATCTTCAGCGGCTCGTTCCTGGCCGCGACCTTCCGCCGTCGCAAGCGGCTGACCGCCGGGCTGTCCGCGGCCGCGGGCACGGCGTTCCTGGGCTTCGCGGCGAAGCTGTCGCTGAGCAGCGCGGGCTAA
- a CDS encoding ATP-binding protein — MGTNGSATLEPLWRGLPPVDPSTTLPDLSDSASCALPARFEAVRGARHFAGATLERWELPELFDDVALVVSELVTNALRHALPVGRPERAAGDGPLGPADSHEAHVRLHLMRWASRLVCAVRDPSEESPTAGEAGSGEESGRGLHLVESYSDGWGWHPLAGSLHGKIVWALFLLPRQTGRG, encoded by the coding sequence ATGGGGACCAACGGCTCGGCCACGCTGGAGCCCTTGTGGCGAGGACTTCCTCCCGTCGACCCCTCGACGACGCTCCCCGATCTCTCCGACTCCGCCTCCTGTGCGCTCCCCGCCCGCTTCGAAGCGGTCAGAGGCGCCCGCCACTTCGCCGGGGCGACGCTGGAGCGCTGGGAGTTGCCGGAGCTCTTCGACGACGTGGCGCTGGTGGTCTCCGAGCTCGTCACCAACGCCCTCCGCCATGCGCTCCCCGTCGGCCGGCCCGAGCGCGCCGCCGGCGACGGCCCCCTCGGCCCCGCCGACAGCCACGAGGCGCATGTCCGTCTCCACCTGATGCGCTGGGCCTCCCGCCTGGTGTGCGCGGTGCGGGACCCCAGCGAGGAGAGCCCCACCGCCGGGGAGGCGGGCTCCGGTGAGGAGTCCGGGCGGGGGCTCCACCTCGTGGAGTCCTACAGCGACGGCTGGGGCTGGCACCCGCTGGCGGGCTCTCTGCACGGCAAGATCGTGTGGGCCCTCTTCCTGCTGCCGCGCCAGACCGGACGCGGCTGA
- a CDS encoding VOC family protein: MAETVIPMLPCRSIDDITAFYPALGFEVTFQQRSPNPYVALARGDIALHFFGMKSYDPASSYSTCYVRTDDVDALYEAFRSGLKASLGRIPTRGLPRLGALKDTTYGMRQFLLTDPGGNTLRVGQPIADVFEHRPAPTERYARALHQATLLGESKGDPAAAARVLDRALSAEGAPPPSRLAPLLVLRAEMATRLGDADHARDCLARAAAVPLTPEQRVALQDILRRADDLREHPAS, translated from the coding sequence ATGGCCGAGACCGTGATTCCGATGCTTCCCTGCCGGTCCATCGACGACATCACCGCCTTCTACCCCGCCCTGGGCTTCGAAGTGACCTTCCAGCAGCGCAGCCCCAACCCCTATGTCGCACTCGCGCGGGGCGACATCGCACTGCACTTCTTCGGCATGAAGTCGTACGACCCGGCGTCCTCCTACAGCACCTGCTACGTGCGGACCGACGACGTCGACGCGCTCTACGAGGCGTTCCGGTCGGGGCTGAAGGCGTCCCTGGGCAGAATCCCGACCCGGGGGCTCCCCCGCCTCGGAGCGCTGAAGGACACCACGTACGGGATGCGTCAGTTCCTGCTGACCGACCCCGGCGGCAACACGCTCCGCGTCGGCCAACCCATCGCGGACGTCTTCGAGCACCGTCCGGCGCCGACGGAGCGCTATGCCCGCGCCCTCCACCAGGCCACGCTGCTCGGCGAGTCCAAGGGCGACCCCGCGGCCGCCGCCCGCGTCCTGGACCGCGCGCTCTCCGCCGAGGGGGCGCCGCCTCCGTCGCGACTCGCGCCCCTGCTCGTGCTGCGCGCCGAGATGGCCACCCGACTGGGCGACGCGGACCACGCCCGCGACTGCCTGGCGCGCGCCGCCGCCGTCCCCCTCACCCCCGAGCAGCGCGTGGCCCTTCAGGACATCCTGCGCCGGGCCGACGACCTACGGGAGCACCCGGCCTCCTGA
- a CDS encoding VTT domain-containing protein, whose protein sequence is MTTLALGPSWLDANHLIDTFGPWGVMAIVFAESGLLIGFFLPGDSLLFTTGLLITTDQLSTELWLMCLGIVAAAILGDQVGYLFGRKVGPSLFRRPDSKFFKQENVEKAHEFFEKHGPKSLVLARFVPVVRTFTPIIAGVSRMNYRSFLIFNIIGGVLWGAGVTVLGALLGKTAFVRDNIEAMLVGIVLISVIPIVIEYLKARRQGKKAAAAAPPMGGTGPQAPQAPVQRGRHAKR, encoded by the coding sequence GTGACCACACTCGCGCTCGGACCCAGTTGGCTGGACGCAAACCATCTGATCGACACCTTCGGCCCGTGGGGTGTCATGGCGATCGTCTTCGCCGAGTCGGGCCTGCTCATCGGCTTCTTCCTGCCGGGTGACTCGCTGCTGTTCACCACCGGCCTGCTGATCACCACCGACCAGCTCTCCACGGAGCTGTGGCTGATGTGCCTGGGCATCGTGGCCGCCGCGATCCTCGGCGACCAGGTGGGCTACCTCTTCGGCAGGAAAGTCGGGCCCTCGCTGTTCCGACGCCCGGACTCCAAGTTCTTCAAGCAGGAGAACGTGGAGAAGGCCCACGAGTTCTTCGAGAAGCACGGCCCCAAGTCGCTGGTCCTGGCCCGCTTCGTGCCCGTCGTCCGCACCTTCACGCCGATCATCGCCGGCGTGAGCCGGATGAACTACCGGTCCTTCCTGATCTTCAACATCATCGGTGGCGTGCTGTGGGGCGCGGGCGTCACCGTGCTCGGCGCGCTGCTCGGCAAGACCGCGTTCGTACGCGACAACATCGAGGCGATGCTGGTCGGCATCGTGCTCATCTCGGTGATCCCGATCGTGATCGAGTACCTGAAGGCCCGCCGCCAGGGCAAGAAGGCGGCCGCCGCCGCTCCCCCCATGGGCGGCACCGGCCCGCAGGCCCCGCAGGCCCCGGTGCAGCGCGGGCGCCACGCCAAGCGCTGA
- a CDS encoding threonine/serine exporter family protein, translating to MPPVPPGPEDRKPTSDEAHSAFTPPLGVPLPPPPEDEHPTSEFAVPEGLTTEPHGEPEGSAFTPPPGVTTGSSTTGNIPVLTPPHGVPVIRLTKDAPWQDRMRTMLRTPIGERPTPERPEKHDETGPAVPRVLDLTLRIGELLLAGGENAEDVEAAMLGVAHAYGLDRCEPTVTFTLLSVSYQPSLVDDPVTASRTVRRRGTDYTRLAAVFRLVHDITAEAVTLEEAYRRLAEIRRNRHPYPGWALTLSSGVLAGAGSVLVGGGAEVFLAAAIGAMLGDRLAWLASGRGLPEFYQFVAAAMPPAAMGVALSLAHAGLQASAVITGGLFALIPGRALVAGVQDGLTGYYITASARLLEVGYLIVGIVCGVLTVLYGGVQLNAKLNPEAALKHVERPVTQTLAAMLLVFAFCVLLQQERHTLLFATLNGGVAWVIYAALHDTAGVPAVAATTVAAGLVGLFGQLLSRYRYASALPYVTAAIGPLLPGSATYFGLLSLAQGELDPGIAHLTRAAALALAIAIGVNLGNEVARLFIRPPRLEPHRVEARRAAKRTRGF from the coding sequence GTGCCACCCGTGCCGCCGGGCCCGGAGGACCGCAAGCCCACCTCCGACGAGGCGCACAGCGCCTTCACCCCGCCGCTGGGCGTGCCGCTGCCGCCGCCGCCCGAGGACGAGCACCCCACCTCGGAGTTCGCCGTCCCCGAGGGGCTGACCACCGAGCCGCACGGTGAGCCGGAGGGCTCGGCCTTCACCCCGCCGCCCGGCGTGACCACCGGCTCCTCCACCACCGGCAACATCCCGGTGCTGACCCCGCCGCACGGTGTCCCGGTGATCCGGCTGACCAAGGACGCCCCCTGGCAGGACCGGATGCGCACCATGCTGCGCACCCCGATCGGGGAGCGCCCGACGCCCGAGCGGCCCGAGAAGCACGACGAGACCGGGCCCGCCGTGCCGCGCGTGCTCGACCTCACACTTCGCATCGGCGAACTGCTGCTGGCCGGCGGCGAGAACGCCGAGGACGTCGAGGCCGCGATGCTCGGCGTGGCGCACGCCTACGGGCTGGACCGCTGCGAACCCACCGTCACCTTCACCCTGCTCTCGGTCTCGTACCAGCCCTCGCTGGTCGACGACCCGGTGACCGCGAGCCGGACGGTGCGCCGCCGGGGCACCGACTACACCCGGCTGGCGGCCGTCTTCCGGCTCGTCCACGACATCACCGCCGAGGCGGTCACCCTGGAGGAGGCGTACCGTCGGCTCGCCGAGATCCGCCGCAACCGCCACCCCTACCCCGGCTGGGCGCTCACCCTGTCCAGCGGCGTGCTCGCCGGCGCGGGCAGCGTGCTGGTCGGCGGCGGCGCCGAGGTCTTCCTCGCCGCGGCGATCGGGGCGATGCTCGGAGACCGGCTGGCCTGGCTGGCCTCCGGGCGCGGGCTGCCGGAGTTCTACCAGTTCGTCGCGGCCGCCATGCCGCCCGCCGCGATGGGGGTCGCGCTGAGCCTGGCACACGCCGGGCTCCAGGCGTCCGCAGTGATCACCGGTGGGCTGTTCGCGCTGATCCCGGGGCGAGCGCTGGTCGCCGGCGTCCAGGACGGGCTGACCGGCTACTACATCACGGCCTCCGCCCGGCTGCTGGAGGTCGGCTACCTGATCGTCGGCATCGTCTGCGGCGTGCTGACCGTGCTCTACGGCGGCGTCCAACTGAACGCCAAGCTCAACCCCGAGGCGGCGCTCAAACACGTGGAGCGGCCGGTGACGCAGACGCTCGCCGCCATGCTGCTGGTGTTCGCCTTCTGCGTGCTGCTCCAGCAGGAGCGCCACACCCTGCTGTTCGCCACCCTCAACGGGGGCGTCGCCTGGGTGATCTACGCCGCGCTGCACGACACGGCCGGCGTCCCGGCCGTCGCCGCCACCACGGTCGCCGCCGGCCTGGTCGGCCTCTTCGGCCAGCTGCTGTCCCGCTACCGCTACGCCTCCGCGCTGCCGTACGTCACCGCGGCCATCGGCCCGCTGCTGCCCGGTAGCGCGACCTACTTCGGTCTGCTCTCGCTCGCCCAGGGCGAGCTGGACCCGGGCATCGCCCACCTCACCCGCGCCGCCGCGCTCGCGCTGGCCATCGCCATCGGAGTGAATCTCGGTAACGAGGTGGCGCGGCTGTTCATCCGTCCGCCGCGGCTGGAGCCGCACCGCGTGGAGGCCCGCCGGGCGGCCAAGCGAACCCGCGGCTTCTGA
- a CDS encoding glutamate decarboxylase, whose amino-acid sequence MSLHQGTSGSDEERGFSVNPFFLAADPLRGLESEPPRHRLPDSPMTPSAAYQLVHDELMLDGNSRLNLATFVTTWMEPEAGRLMAECRDKNMIDKDEYPRTAELERRCVAMLAHLWHAPDPETTVGCSTTGSSEACMLAGMALKRRWARRNADRYPSTARPNLVMGANVQVCWEKFCTFWEVEARQVPMEGERFHLDPEAAAALCDENTIGVVAVLGSTFDGSYEPVAEVCAALDALQERTGLDVPVHVDGASGAMVAPFLDPELVWDFRLPRVASVNTSGHKYGLVYPGVGWALWRDAAALPEELVFRVNYLGGDMPTFALNFSRPGAQVVAQYYTFLRLGIDGFRAVQGYSRDVACRLADRIEELGDFRLLTRGDELPVFAFTLADDVKNYDVFDVSRRMRERGWLVPAYSFPPNREDLSVLRMVCRNGFTADLADLLLDDLRMLLPELRRQSKPSLERGTAVTAFHH is encoded by the coding sequence ATGTCACTCCACCAGGGCACCAGCGGCAGCGACGAGGAGCGGGGCTTCTCCGTCAACCCCTTCTTCCTCGCGGCCGACCCGCTGCGCGGCCTGGAGTCGGAGCCGCCCCGGCACCGGCTGCCCGACAGCCCGATGACGCCCTCGGCGGCGTACCAGCTGGTCCACGACGAGCTGATGCTGGACGGCAACTCCCGGCTGAACCTCGCCACCTTCGTCACCACCTGGATGGAGCCCGAGGCCGGCCGGCTGATGGCGGAGTGCCGCGACAAGAACATGATCGACAAGGACGAGTACCCGCGCACCGCCGAGTTGGAGCGGCGGTGCGTGGCGATGCTCGCCCACCTGTGGCACGCCCCGGATCCGGAGACCACGGTGGGCTGCTCCACGACCGGGTCCAGCGAGGCGTGCATGCTCGCCGGGATGGCGCTCAAGCGGCGCTGGGCGCGGCGGAACGCGGACCGCTACCCGAGCACCGCCCGGCCCAACCTGGTGATGGGCGCCAACGTCCAGGTCTGCTGGGAGAAGTTCTGCACCTTCTGGGAGGTGGAGGCCCGCCAGGTGCCGATGGAGGGCGAGCGCTTCCACCTGGACCCGGAGGCCGCGGCCGCGCTGTGCGACGAGAACACCATCGGGGTCGTCGCCGTGCTCGGCTCCACCTTCGACGGGTCCTACGAGCCGGTCGCCGAGGTGTGCGCGGCGCTCGACGCGCTCCAGGAGCGCACCGGGCTGGATGTGCCGGTCCATGTGGACGGCGCCTCCGGGGCGATGGTCGCGCCCTTCCTCGACCCCGAGCTGGTGTGGGACTTCCGACTCCCCCGCGTCGCCTCGGTCAACACCTCGGGGCACAAGTACGGGCTGGTCTACCCGGGGGTGGGGTGGGCGCTGTGGCGGGACGCGGCGGCGCTCCCCGAGGAGCTGGTCTTCCGCGTCAACTACCTGGGCGGCGACATGCCGACCTTCGCGCTGAACTTCTCCCGGCCGGGCGCCCAGGTGGTGGCGCAGTACTACACCTTCCTCCGGCTGGGGATCGACGGCTTCCGCGCGGTGCAGGGGTACTCCCGCGACGTGGCCTGCCGGCTCGCCGACCGGATCGAGGAGCTGGGCGACTTCAGGTTGCTGACCCGCGGCGACGAGCTGCCGGTCTTCGCCTTCACCCTCGCGGACGACGTGAAGAACTACGACGTCTTCGACGTCTCGCGGCGGATGCGGGAACGGGGTTGGCTGGTGCCCGCGTACAGCTTCCCGCCGAACCGCGAGGACCTGTCGGTGCTGCGGATGGTGTGCCGCAACGGCTTCACCGCCGATCTGGCAGACCTGCTCCTGGACGACCTGCGGATGCTGCTGCCCGAACTGCGGCGCCAGTCCAAGCCGTCACTGGAGCGCGGGACCGCGGTGACCGCGTTCCACCACTGA
- a CDS encoding aldehyde dehydrogenase family protein, with protein sequence MSYFSELAYQYIDGEWRPGSGSWDIVDFNPYNGEKLASITVATVEEVDLAYRAAERAQREWGSTNPYTRRLVFERALRIVEDREKELSEAIIAEVGGTHFKAAFELGLAREFLRECVQLALRPEGRIIPSPIDGKENRLYRLPVGVVGVVSPFNFPFLLSLKSVGPALALGNGVVLKPHQNTPICGGSLLGKVFEEAGLPPGLLNVVITDIAEIGDALIEHPVPKVFSFTGSDKVGRHVATVAASHFKRTVLELGGNSALIVLDDADIDYAVDAAILSRFAHQGQICMAANRILVDRAVEREFTEKFVARVRGLKVGDPNDPTTQIGPLINETQAENLTSLVSQTIADGATALVRGETSGTLVGPTVLTDVPEGSAVLHQEMFGPVVVLIPFDGDDEAVEIANATDYGLSGAVHTGDIERGVRLARRVETGMIHINDSSVHDEPIVPFGGERHSGLGRLNGDAYIEAFTTTKWISIQHGRTHFPL encoded by the coding sequence ATGTCCTACTTCTCCGAGTTGGCGTACCAGTACATCGACGGCGAATGGCGACCCGGGAGCGGCTCCTGGGACATCGTCGACTTCAACCCGTACAACGGGGAGAAGCTCGCCTCGATCACCGTGGCCACGGTGGAGGAGGTGGACCTCGCCTATCGGGCAGCCGAGCGGGCACAGCGGGAGTGGGGGAGCACCAATCCCTACACCCGACGGCTGGTCTTCGAGCGGGCGCTGCGCATCGTCGAGGACCGCGAGAAGGAGCTGAGCGAGGCGATCATCGCCGAGGTCGGCGGCACGCACTTCAAGGCCGCCTTCGAGCTGGGCCTGGCGAGAGAGTTCCTGCGCGAGTGCGTCCAGCTGGCGCTGCGCCCCGAGGGGCGGATCATCCCGTCGCCGATCGACGGCAAGGAGAACCGGCTGTACCGGCTGCCGGTCGGCGTGGTCGGGGTGGTCAGCCCCTTCAACTTCCCGTTCCTGCTCTCGCTGAAGTCGGTCGGTCCCGCGTTGGCGCTCGGCAACGGCGTGGTGCTCAAGCCGCACCAGAACACCCCGATCTGCGGCGGCAGCCTGCTGGGGAAGGTCTTCGAGGAGGCCGGGCTGCCGCCCGGGCTGCTCAACGTCGTGATCACCGACATCGCGGAGATCGGTGACGCGCTGATCGAGCACCCGGTGCCCAAGGTGTTCTCCTTCACCGGCTCGGACAAGGTGGGCCGCCATGTGGCCACCGTCGCCGCCTCGCACTTCAAGCGCACGGTCCTGGAGCTCGGCGGCAACAGCGCGCTGATCGTGCTGGACGACGCCGACATCGACTACGCGGTGGACGCGGCGATCCTCAGCCGCTTCGCCCACCAGGGCCAGATCTGTATGGCGGCCAACCGGATCCTGGTGGACCGCGCGGTGGAGCGGGAGTTCACCGAGAAGTTCGTGGCGCGGGTGCGCGGCCTGAAGGTGGGCGACCCGAACGACCCCACCACGCAGATCGGCCCGCTCATCAACGAGACCCAGGCCGAGAACCTCACCTCGCTGGTCAGCCAGACCATCGCCGACGGTGCCACGGCCCTGGTGCGGGGAGAGACCAGCGGCACCCTGGTCGGCCCGACCGTGCTCACCGACGTCCCCGAGGGCTCGGCCGTGCTCCACCAGGAGATGTTCGGCCCGGTGGTCGTGCTCATCCCCTTCGACGGAGACGACGAGGCCGTCGAGATCGCCAACGCGACCGACTACGGCCTCAGCGGCGCGGTCCACACCGGCGACATCGAGCGCGGTGTCCGGCTCGCCCGACGGGTGGAGACGGGCATGATCCACATCAATGACAGCTCGGTGCACGACGAGCCGATCGTGCCGTTCGGCGGCGAGCGGCACTCGGGACTGGGACGGCTCAACGGCGACGCGTACATCGAGGCGTTCACCACGACCAAGTGGATCTCGATCCAGCACGGGCGCACCCACTTCCCCCTCTGA
- a CDS encoding DinB family protein: protein MPTHVIETNPADERGTLLAFLEAQRGGVRRALLGLGDEQARQKPSASRLSLAGLLKHVAETELDWVETARRVPHSIRRDETTWHLAFQLEDGESVASVLAFWDAVARQTEEYVRSVPSLEDTFPLPDAPWFPQGDRVSVRWLLLHLIEEVGRHAGHADIIRESLDGRTAFELVDEAARAGAGV, encoded by the coding sequence ATGCCCACCCACGTGATCGAGACCAACCCGGCCGACGAGCGCGGCACCCTGCTGGCCTTCCTGGAGGCCCAGCGGGGCGGTGTGCGCCGCGCGCTGCTCGGACTCGGCGACGAGCAGGCGCGGCAGAAGCCGAGCGCCAGTCGGCTCTCCCTGGCCGGCCTGCTCAAGCACGTCGCCGAGACCGAGCTGGACTGGGTGGAGACGGCCCGGCGGGTGCCGCACTCCATCCGGCGCGACGAGACCACCTGGCACCTGGCCTTCCAACTGGAGGACGGCGAATCGGTCGCCTCCGTGCTGGCCTTCTGGGACGCGGTGGCTCGACAGACGGAGGAGTACGTCCGCTCGGTCCCCAGTCTCGAGGACACCTTCCCGCTCCCCGACGCGCCGTGGTTCCCCCAGGGCGACCGGGTCTCGGTCCGCTGGCTGCTCCTCCACCTGATCGAGGAGGTCGGTCGCCACGCGGGACACGCGGACATCATCCGCGAGTCCCTGGACGGCAGGACCGCCTTCGAGCTGGTCGACGAGGCGGCACGGGCGGGGGCGGGGGTGTAG
- a CDS encoding PadR family transcriptional regulator, giving the protein MSAIRLLVLGAVRQHGRAHGYQVRNDLEFWGAHEWSNAKPGSIYHALKQMAKQGLMIAHDVAPSTAGGPPRTEYELTAAGQVEYFKLLREALVRHDQKIDELTAGVGFIVDLPRAEAIALLKERVAALEQWRAEVTRHWMPPDGGSDEWGHIGEIMKLWVDSSDSGAEWTRGLIKRLEGGAYVMAGEGRRSMDVLPEGAKNPYAASE; this is encoded by the coding sequence ATGTCGGCGATCCGGCTGCTGGTGCTGGGCGCGGTCCGCCAGCATGGGCGGGCGCACGGGTACCAGGTCCGCAACGACCTGGAGTTCTGGGGCGCGCACGAGTGGTCCAACGCCAAGCCCGGATCGATCTACCACGCGCTGAAACAGATGGCGAAACAGGGCCTGATGATCGCCCACGATGTGGCGCCGAGCACGGCGGGCGGCCCGCCCCGCACGGAGTACGAGCTCACCGCGGCGGGTCAGGTGGAGTACTTCAAGCTGCTGCGCGAGGCCCTGGTGCGACACGACCAGAAGATCGACGAGCTGACGGCCGGGGTCGGGTTCATCGTCGACCTCCCCCGGGCGGAGGCCATCGCGCTGCTCAAGGAGCGGGTGGCCGCCCTGGAGCAGTGGCGCGCCGAGGTGACCCGGCACTGGATGCCGCCGGACGGCGGTTCCGACGAGTGGGGCCACATCGGCGAGATCATGAAGCTCTGGGTGGACTCCTCCGACAGCGGAGCCGAGTGGACCCGTGGACTCATCAAGCGCCTCGAGGGCGGCGCCTATGTCATGGCGGGCGAGGGGCGGCGCTCCATGGACGTGCTGCCGGAGGGGGCGAAGAACCCGTACGCCGCCTCGGAGTGA
- a CDS encoding helix-turn-helix transcriptional regulator codes for MTASESSGSVVRRILLGSQLRRLREARGITREAAGYSIRASESKISRMELGRVSFKARDIEDLLTLYGVSDDAERAALLGLAREANVAGWWHSYGDVLPGWFQTYVGLEGAASHIACYEVQFVHGLLQTESYAHAVVTSGQPTASESEVERRVALRLERQKLLVAEQPPEFHVVLDEAALRRPYGGSRVMRGQLEHLVDVSRQPNVTLQVMPFAFGGHAAESGAFTRLRFPESDLPDVVYLEQLTSALYLDKREEVAHYERVLGRLATDSLSPEGSRELLERLLQLA; via the coding sequence ATGACCGCAAGCGAGTCGAGTGGATCGGTGGTACGCCGCATTCTTCTGGGCTCCCAGCTCAGGCGGCTGCGCGAGGCACGCGGCATCACGCGTGAGGCGGCCGGCTATTCGATCCGTGCTTCCGAATCAAAGATCAGCCGCATGGAGTTGGGGCGGGTGAGCTTCAAGGCGCGGGACATCGAGGACCTGTTGACGCTCTACGGCGTCAGCGACGACGCGGAGCGGGCGGCGCTGCTGGGGCTGGCCCGCGAGGCCAATGTGGCGGGCTGGTGGCACAGTTACGGCGATGTGCTGCCGGGCTGGTTTCAGACATATGTGGGGCTGGAGGGAGCCGCCTCGCACATCGCCTGCTACGAGGTGCAGTTCGTGCACGGGCTGCTGCAGACCGAGAGCTACGCCCACGCGGTCGTCACCAGCGGTCAGCCCACGGCCTCCGAGTCGGAGGTGGAGCGCCGTGTGGCGCTGCGGCTGGAGCGCCAGAAGCTGCTGGTCGCCGAGCAGCCGCCGGAGTTCCACGTGGTGTTGGACGAGGCGGCGTTGCGCCGCCCCTACGGCGGCTCACGGGTGATGCGGGGGCAGCTGGAGCACCTCGTCGACGTCTCCAGGCAGCCGAACGTGACGCTCCAGGTGATGCCGTTCGCCTTCGGCGGGCACGCCGCGGAGAGCGGCGCGTTCACCCGATTGCGCTTCCCCGAATCGGACCTGCCGGATGTGGTCTATCTGGAGCAACTCACCAGCGCGCTCTATCTCGACAAACGCGAGGAAGTCGCCCATTACGAAAGGGTTCTGGGGCGTCTGGCCACCGACAGCCTGTCACCCGAGGGCAGCCGGGAATTGCTCGAACGGTTGCTTCAACTCGCTTAA
- a CDS encoding carboxymuconolactone decarboxylase family protein encodes METRAITAEVPMGPRMSQDPQELVPELAEVSAALWKATGNHSVPRTTISLLQLRAGQIVGNTYLTVLHTGFLRKAGESEDRITAVASWQDAPYYTPAERAALALVEAVFQPSPHGERVTDELYAQAAEHYEPKALATLAIAIGQVGFFVPLALIAKPVPGRSFTDPWN; translated from the coding sequence ATGGAAACGCGTGCGATCACCGCGGAGGTGCCGATGGGGCCGCGGATGTCCCAGGACCCCCAGGAGCTCGTCCCCGAACTGGCGGAGGTGTCCGCGGCGCTGTGGAAGGCCACCGGCAACCACTCGGTCCCGCGGACCACGATCAGCCTGCTCCAGCTGCGCGCCGGCCAGATCGTGGGCAACACCTACCTGACCGTCCTGCACACGGGATTCCTGCGCAAGGCCGGGGAGTCCGAGGATCGGATCACCGCGGTGGCCTCCTGGCAGGACGCGCCGTACTACACCCCCGCCGAGCGCGCCGCGCTGGCGCTGGTGGAGGCGGTCTTCCAGCCGTCCCCGCACGGCGAGCGGGTCACCGACGAGCTCTACGCCCAGGCTGCCGAGCACTACGAGCCCAAGGCGCTGGCCACCCTGGCCATCGCGATCGGGCAGGTCGGCTTCTTCGTCCCGCTGGCCCTGATCGCCAAGCCGGTCCCGGGCCGGTCGTTCACCGACCCGTGGAACTAG
- a CDS encoding MerR family transcriptional regulator has translation MSYSVGQVAGYAGVTVRTLHHYDEIGLLRPSGRSRAGHRRYDDADLDRLQQILFYRELGFPLDEVAALLDDPGADPREHLRRQHDLLTARIARLQEMAAAVEHAMEARAMGINLTPEEKFEVFGDHDPDRYAEEVEQRWGDTDAYHESQRRAASYTKEDWLRIKREGEELVERLAALMASGAAPDSPAARDLAEEHRSQITRYHYACSYEMHGCLAEMYVADERFTAFYDATAPGLAAFLREAILANARHRAEGA, from the coding sequence ATGAGCTACTCCGTGGGACAGGTGGCGGGCTACGCCGGCGTCACGGTGCGCACCCTGCACCACTACGACGAGATCGGGCTGCTCAGGCCGAGCGGCCGCAGCCGCGCGGGGCACCGGCGTTACGACGACGCCGACCTCGACCGGCTGCAGCAGATCCTGTTCTACCGGGAGCTGGGCTTCCCGCTCGACGAGGTCGCGGCCCTCCTGGACGACCCGGGCGCGGACCCGCGGGAGCACCTGCGGCGCCAGCACGACCTGCTGACCGCCCGGATCGCCCGACTGCAGGAGATGGCCGCGGCCGTGGAGCACGCCATGGAGGCACGCGCGATGGGCATCAACCTCACGCCCGAGGAGAAGTTCGAGGTCTTCGGGGACCACGACCCGGACCGGTACGCCGAGGAGGTCGAGCAGCGCTGGGGCGACACCGACGCCTACCACGAGTCGCAGCGCCGGGCCGCCTCGTACACGAAGGAGGACTGGCTGCGGATCAAGCGGGAGGGGGAGGAGCTCGTCGAACGGCTGGCGGCCCTGATGGCCTCCGGCGCCGCGCCGGACTCGCCGGCCGCGAGGGACCTCGCCGAGGAGCACCGCTCCCAGATCACCCGCTACCACTACGCGTGCTCGTACGAGATGCACGGCTGCCTCGCCGAGATGTACGTCGCCGACGAGCGCTTCACCGCCTTCTACGACGCGACCGCGCCGGGGCTGGCCGCCTTCCTGCGGGAGGCGATCCTGGCCAACGCCCGCCACCGCGCGGAGGGCGCGTAG